The following are from one region of the Salvia hispanica cultivar TCC Black 2014 chromosome 1, UniMelb_Shisp_WGS_1.0, whole genome shotgun sequence genome:
- the LOC125191103 gene encoding transmembrane 9 superfamily member 7-like codes for MLTIASHDQLESKDEAHEETGWKLLHGDVFRPPLNLEMVCVCAGSGLQMLGTTLATMIFALLGFLFHSNLGLLMTAMVLLWLLMSFFGGYSSARLRRMFKTTEWKRSALKTALLLPGILLSVFFAVSTLIWGEILSSGVPFGTMLALSILWFGVSTLLQ; via the coding sequence ATGTTAACAATTGCAAGTCATGATCAACTGGAAAGCAAAGACGAAGCTCATGAAGAAACGGGGTGGAAGCTGCTCCATGGAGATGTTTTCAGACCGCCTTTGAATTTGGAAATGGTTTGTGTCTGTGCAGGATCTGGACTTCAGATGCTTGGGACAACACTTGCAACAATGATCTTTGCGTTGCTAGGCTTCCTCTTCCATTCCAACCTTGGGTTGCTCATGACTGCCATGGTTTTGCTATGGCTTCTAATGAGCTTCTTTGGTGGCTATTCCTCTGCCCGTCTCCGCAGAATGTTCAAGACCACAGAGTGGAAGAGGAGTGCCTTGAAAACAGCGCTCCTCCTTCCCGGTATTCTTCTCTCAGTTTTCTTTGCAGTGAGCACTCTCATTTGGGGTGAAATATTATCTTCGGGTGTACCCTTTGGAACAATGCTTGCACTTTCAATCCTGTGGTTTGGAGTTTCTACTTTACTTCAATGA